AAATGTATGGGTCCGGGGGTTGCCTTTCCAAACAACCAGATTCCCGCAAACTGTCTTGATCCGGTTGCGGTGAAGATTCTCGGCCTTGTGCCGCTGCCGAACACCGCTCCCACTTCGGGAGCGCTCGACATCAGCAACTTCATTCGCGTTCCCAAGATTCAGGACGATGGAAACAGCTACATCGGGCGAGCCGATTACAACGTTAGCTCCGCGAATAATGTCTTCGTGCGCTACAGTTCGACGCGTCGCTTCCGCTATGTTCCCGGCGCGTTCGGTGGCATCGTCGATGGCACTGGCACTTCGGCGTTTGGGCGCCTCACCATGAACGCGGACTCCGCAGCCATCGGATGGACATCAATAATCTCGTCCAACCTCGTGAACGACATGCATGTTGGCTGGAGCAGGAACTACTCAGTGGCGACGCAGGATCCGTTTGGTCAGAACAAAGCCTCTGATTTTGTTCCCGGAACTCCTACGGGCTCATTATTTGACGGCGGTCTGCCGGGCATTGTGATTCAGGGCCGCGGAGGTACACCGGTGGTCGCGGACGGCAGCGGACTCGGACGCCTCGGCTCGCCCGACTTTCTGCCGAAGTCGCAGATCACCAATCAATTCGAGTGGATCGATTCCGCCACGCTCTCGCGGGGTAAGCATGAATTCAAATTCGGCGTCGACGCGCACGTTCCAATGCGGGACATCTTCCTCGATGTTCCTTCGCTGCGCGGTACCATCACCTTCGACGGACAGCGCACCGGCATCGGACTCGCCGATTTCCTGCTCGGCTATCCGTCGGCGGTTGCGCTGTCGAATCCGGAGCGCGTCGACCAGCGCATCTGGATGCTGAGCGAGTTCGGCCAAGACACGTGGAAGATCTTCCCGCGCCTCACGCTCAACCTCGGCCTGCGCTACGACTATGCCACCTGGCCGCATGATGCAGCGGGCCACATGACCAATCTTGATACGAGTACAGGACAAACCTTCACGCCCGCAAATTCGCCGGTGGGCGATTACCTGATTGCCCCCGACCGGAACAATTTCGCTCCGCGTGTGGGAGTCGTCTTCCAGGCAGCGCCGAATACGGTGATTCGCACCGGGTATGGGCGCTTCTATCAGGTGTTCGACCGCAATGGTAGTGAAGACCAGCTTGGTTTGAATCTGCCATTCCTCGTCAACAACAACGTATCGGCAACGAGCACGAACACGACCGCGAACAACATGATCCTGGCGAACGGCTTCAATCTGTCGCTCGATCCGAACACTGTGGATCGCACGAAAGTTCGCGTGCGCGCTATCGACGATCATGCGCAGATGCCGCAGATCGATCAGTGGAACCTCGGCATTCAGCGCATGCTGCCCGGCGACATGGTCGTGACCGCCGATTACG
The Terriglobales bacterium DNA segment above includes these coding regions:
- a CDS encoding TonB-dependent receptor, yielding MKRISVFAVLLLASCVSIAQINTASLTGLVTDSSGAVVPDASVTLTNTDTNVSQTGTTSNVGYYVFPVVQVGHYSLKVQKSGFQTAISEIRLDVGQRGRLDVPLKAGGATETVTVQGDQVLLQTQEAAPGSVIENAIIRDVPLSSRNWDDLLVQVAGVQADRYTEQGGGTAAGRTGGMNVHGVRSLANNFVLDGVDDNSISENVQELTTQAVRPSVDAIQEFRVSTDPYSAENGRAGGAMVSVTTKSGSNQFHGVAYEFLRNKIFDANDFFLNRAGKPRPAHVQNQFGAAVGGPVIKNKIFFFFNYEGSRNRLGTTRLTNVPTANERIGDFSTAAALANNIKGGAYAPLVDRVGKCMGPGVAFPNNQIPANCLDPVAVKILGLVPLPNTAPTSGALDISNFIRVPKIQDDGNSYIGRADYNVSSANNVFVRYSSTRRFRYVPGAFGGIVDGTGTSAFGRLTMNADSAAIGWTSIISSNLVNDMHVGWSRNYSVATQDPFGQNKASDFVPGTPTGSLFDGGLPGIVIQGRGGTPVVADGSGLGRLGSPDFLPKSQITNQFEWIDSATLSRGKHEFKFGVDAHVPMRDIFLDVPSLRGTITFDGQRTGIGLADFLLGYPSAVALSNPERVDQRIWMLSEFGQDTWKIFPRLTLNLGLRYDYATWPHDAAGHMTNLDTSTGQTFTPANSPVGDYLIAPDRNNFAPRVGVVFQAAPNTVIRTGYGRFYQVFDRNGSEDQLGLNLPFLVNNNVSATSTNTTANNMILANGFNLSLDPNTVDRTKVRVRAIDDHAQMPQIDQWNLGIQRMLPGDMVVTADYVGTKGTYLAALLNLNQQFFTAAGAATGIVPYPALGPVEFRANVANSSYNGLEITAE